A DNA window from Microtus ochrogaster isolate Prairie Vole_2 unplaced genomic scaffold, MicOch1.0 UNK31, whole genome shotgun sequence contains the following coding sequences:
- the Copz2 gene encoding coatomer subunit zeta-2 codes for MQRPEAWPRPHPGEGASAAQAGGAAPPTRATEVRFQEPSLYTIKAVFILDNDGRRLLAKYYDDTFPSMKEQMVFEKNVFNKTSRAESEIAFFGGMTIVYKSSIDLLLYVVGSSSENELMLMSVLACLFDSLSHILRKNVEKRWLLENMDGAFLVLDEIVDGGVILESDPQQVIQKVNFRTDDAGLTEQSVAQVLQSAKEQIKWSLLK; via the exons ATGCAGCGGCCGGAGGCCTGGCCACGTCCGCACCCGGGGGAGGGGGCCTCGGCCGCCCAAGCCGGGGGCGCAGCGCCGCCCACCCGAGCCACAGAAGTGCGG TTTCAGGAACCTTCTCTCTACACCATCAAGGCTGTCTTCATCCTAGATAATGATGGGCGAAGGCTGCTGGCCAAG TATTATGACGACACATTTCCCTCCATGAAGGAGCAGATGGTTTTCGAGAAAAACGTCTTCAACAAGACCAGCCGCGCTGAAA GTGAGATCGCATTTTTTGGGGGCATGACCATCGTCTACAAGAGCAGCATTGACCTTCTCCTGTATGTGGTGGGCTCTTCCTCTGAGAACGAG ctgaTGCTCATGTCTGTTCTGGCCTGCCTGTTTGACTCTCTGAGCCACATCCTAAG GAAGAACGTGGAGAAACGCTGGCTGCTGGAGAACATGGATGGAGCCTTCTTGGTGCTGGATGAAATCGTCGATGGCGg TGTGATCCTGGAGAGTGACCCCCAGCAAGTGATCCAGAAAGTTAATTTTAGG ACTGATGATGCTGGCCTAACAGAACAGAGTGTGGCCCAG GTTCTTCAGTCAGCCAAGGAACAAATTAAGTGGTCATTACTGAAATGA